The sequence below is a genomic window from Streptomyces sp. V1I1.
TGACCATGGTGTTGCCATCGAAGATGCCGACGATGCGGTGGTCGCGCTCCAGCTTCTGGAAGCGGCCGTTGGCGTAGTAGTCGCTGAGGAAGGCGCGTGCGCCGAGCACGCCGCGCAGCCGGCCCAGGATGTCGTCGGCCACGGTCGGCACCAGGTACTTGGCGACCGCGGAGGTGACGCTGAGCTCGCCCGGCAGTGTGTGGATGGAGCGGGCGGCGACCGTGCTGAGCGCTTCCATCGCCAGCAGGTCGGCATAGGTCTCGGCGAGGGTTCTGCGGGCCGCCGGGAGGTCGAGCAGCTTGCGTCCGTACAGTTCGCGCTCGGCGGCGAACCGGTAGGCGACGCGCAGTCCGTGGTCGGCCGCGCCGAGCGAGAGCGCGGTGCACAGCGACCGGGTGATCTGCAGGGCTTTGAGGACCGTCTCGGGGCCTTCGCCCTCACGGCCGATCAGTCCGCGGGCGTCGACGGGCGCGCGGTCGAAGGCGATGCCGCTGATGTCCGCGCCGCGGATGCCGAGGGTGTGGACCTTCGGCAGGGTGCGGTAGGTGTCCTCGGGGAGTTCGTTCTTGTCCACGAGCAGCAGACTGAAGCCGCGCGGGCCTCCTTCGGCGGCGGTGCGGGCGAGGAGGCAGACGAGACGGCCCCGGGTGGCGTTGTTGATCAGCCACTTCTCGCCGCTGATGACATAGCCGCCGTCGGTGCGCTCGGCGACGACCTCACCGGCCATCAGGTCGCTGCCGTGGGTGCGTTCGGTGAGTCCGAGCGACACCGGCTCGCCGGCACCCACGAGGGATGCCAGACGTTCGGCTCCGGCGAAGTCCTGGGCGACCCAGACGCAGACCGCGCCGAGGAACGTCTTGCCGTGTCCGATGGCGGTGGTCAGATCGCGGCGGGCGATGGTGCGGACGATTTCGAGCAGCTGGGGGAAGTCGGTGAGCGCGCCGCCGTACTCCGCGGGGATGTAGTAGTGGTGGATGCCGAGGGCGCCGAGGAGTTCGCAGGCCGCTGCCGGGAACTCCTCGGCCGCGTCCTCGCTCGCAGCGCGTGCGTAGGACAGCGGGCCCGTGCCGTTGGGGTCGCCGAGGCGCTGGTCCAGCTGTTCCGCGAGCTGCCACCGCAGACCGGTGGGCTCCTCGGTGAGCGGGATGCCGGCGCGTTCGGTGGTCGCGGTCATCCGCCCTGCCCGTCGGACAGGGCGCCCACCGAGACCAGTTCGCGGACCTCGGGGTGCAGCACTTCGTGCAGCGGCTGGATGCGTCCGTCGAGGAAGAGCTGGCGCATGGCGGTGCGCTGGAGCTTGCCGCTGGTGGTGCGGCGTACGGTGCCGGGGCGGACCAGCAGGACGTTCTCGGCGGCGACCTCGAACTCCTTGGACACACACATCCGTACGGCGGCCGACAGCGAGGCCAGTTCGGCCTCGAAGCCGGATCCGGTGCGCACTTCCTGGACGACGACGACATGGTCGCGGTCCGACTCGACCGCGAACGCGGCGCTGGAGCCGAACAGGGCGCTCACCCGCTGGACGCTGCGCTCGATGTCCTGCGGGTAGAGGTTGCGGCCCGCGACGATCATGATGTCCTTCATCCGGCCGGTGATGTAGAGCTCGTCGCCGTCCATGGCGCCGAGGTCCCCGGTGCGCAGATAGCCCACCTCGCCGTCCTCGGTGGCGGCTTTGAAGGCGTGGGCGTTCTCCAGAGGGCGGTTCCAGTAGCCGCGGGCGACGCTCTCGCCGCGTATCCACACCTCGCCCACCTCCCCGGCCGGGAGCTTTCTGCAGTTCGCGGGGTCGACGATGGCCACGTCGCACTGGTGTGGGCTGCCGGAACTGACCAGCGTCCTGGCCGGCCTGCCCTCGTGAGCGGGCCGCAGCCGGTGGTGTTCGAGGTCGGCGGCGTCCACCACGCGGGTGGCGGCCTGCTTGCCGGGCTCCATGCCGCTGACGAGCAGCGTGGACTCGGCGAGTCCGTAGCAGGGGTAGAACGCCTCCTTACGGAAACCGGCGGGCGCGAAGCGCTCGGCGAAGGCGTCCATGGTCTCGGCCCGTACCGGCTCCGCGCCGTTGACGGCCGTCTCCCAGCGGGAGAGGTCGAGCTGCGCGATCTGGTCGTCCTTGATCCGCCGCAGGCACAGGTCGTACGCCAGGTTGGGGCCGCCGCCGGTGGTGATGCCGTACTGGTCGACCATCTGCAGCCAGCGCAGGGGCCGCTTCACAAAGGTCATCGGCGGCATCAGCACACCGGCGCTGCCGAGCCACAGCGGGTGCAGCAGATGGCCCACGAGCCCCATGTCGTGGTGGAAGGGCAGCCAGCCGCCGACCCGGGATTCGCGTGTCGTGCGCATCGCCTGCTGGATGGCGCGCTGGTTGGCGAGCAGATTGCGGTGGGTGACCATCACGCCCTTGGGCTCGCTCACCGATCCCGAGGTGTACTGCAGAAAGGCCACGTCGTCGGGGAACAGGCCCGGCATCTGCCAGGCGTCCGAATCGCCGACCTCCGCCCGGTCGGTGGCCAGGCACGCGATCTCGGGATGGCCGATGTTGGCCAGCAGTTGGGAGACGGTCGAGGCGAGGGAGGAGTCGGTGAGGATGTAGCTCACCGAGGCGTCCCTGACGATGTTGGCGACCCGTTCGACGTTCTGCCGGGAGCCGACCGGAGCCGGTGCGGGCACGGCCACCGCCCCGGCGTACAGACAGCCGAGGAAGCAGCTCATGAACTCCCGTACGTCGCTCTGGAGAATGAGCACCCGGTGCCCGTGTGACCCGCGGTCCTGGAGCCAGGACGCCAGCCGTTTGGCCCGTTCGCCGAGTTCGCCATAGCTGAGCACATCGGATTCCAGCTCACCCTGCTGATTCGCGCTTACGCAGAAGTAGGCCTCCTGGCAGGCGAGTTCCGATGTTCTGTGCAACGCGAGTTCGGTGAAGTTCCGGTGTGCAGCCATCTTTTCCCCCAGAGCCGCGTACTTATGGCCAGAGCTTGGGAAATCCGTCTCAAGACCACCTTGAAGGCGGCTCAACCTCGCCGAAAAGGGTGAGATATTCCTCGCTGTCTTCTCGGGGAAAACTGTCTTTCGGCAGGATTTCCTCATGGTCGACCCCGGGAATCCACACCCAGTACATCCCATATGCGATGAGTGCCCGGCCCACCGGACGCAGCACTTTGACGAGCAGGAAGCTTCGCAACGACGACATGGCCGGTTCTCCTCTGTGCGGAACTGCCGGTGCCGTACGACCATGCGCCTTGCCGGTCGACTCTGACTCCAGAAGCGCGCTCAGGACAGCCGCAGGGCCGTGTCGATCAGCGGCACATGGCTGAAGGCCTGCGGGAAGTTCCCCACGAGCCGGCCGCGCCCGGTGTCCCACTCCTCGGCCAGCAGACCGAGATCGGTACGGAGCGCCAGCAGCCGCTCGAACAGCTGCCGTGCCTCGTCCCGGCGGCCGATCAGGGCCAGATCGTGGGCGAGCCAGAAGGAGCAGGCGAGGAAGACGCCTTCGCCGCCGGGCAGTCCGTCCCCGCCGACTCTGTCCGAGCCGCCGCCCGGCACCGGGTAGCGGCGGACGAATCCGTCGTCGCACAGCTCCCGCTGGACGGCCTCGATGGTGCCGACGACCCGTGGGTCGCCGGGCGGCAGAAAGCCCATCTGCGGGATGAGCAGCAGCGAGGCGTCGAGTTCGCGCGAGCCGTAGTACTGCGTGAAGGTGTTGCGTTCGGGGTCGTATCCGTGGGCGCAGACGTCGCGGTGTATCTCGTCGCGCAGCGCGCGCCAGCGCTCCACCGGGCTCTCCAGCGGAAGCCTGCTCAGCCTGCGCACGGTGCGGTCGGCGGCGACCCAGGTCATCACCTTGGAGTGGACGAAGTCGCGGCGCGGGCCGCGCACTTCCCAGATGCCCTCGTCCGGTTCGCGCCAGTTGGACTCGAGGTGGTTCATGAGCTTCATCTGCAGAATGTGGGTGCTGTCGTCGCGCGAGAGCCCGGAGGTCTGGCCGAGCCACAGGGCGTCCACGACCTCGCCGTAGACGTCCAGCTGGAGCTGGTTCGCGGCGCCGTTGCCGATGCGGACCGGTCCGGACTTCTCGTAGCCGGGCAGCCATGGCAGTTCGGCCTCGGGCAGCTCACGCTCGCCGGCGACCCCGTACATGATCTGGAGGTTCTGCGCGTCCCCCGCCACGGCGCGCAGCAGCCATTCGCGCCAGCGGCGGGCCTCTTCGCGGTAGCCGGTGCGCAGCAGGGCGGTGAGGGTCATGGCGGCGTCGCGCAGCCATGCGTAGCGGTAGTCCCAGTTGCGTACGCCGCCGATCTCCTCCGGCAGGGAGGTGGTGGGGGCCGCGACGATGCCGCCGGTCGGGGCGTAGGTGAGCGCCTTGAGGGTGATCAGCGATCGGACCACGGCCTCGCGCCAGGGGCCCGCGTAGCTGCACTGGCCGGTCCACTGCGACCAGAACTGCTCGGTGTGGGTCAGCAGCCTGGCCGCGTCCGGCCTCGGCGGCGCGTCGCCGTGGGAGGGCTGCCAGCTGAGCGTGAGGGTGACCCGCTCGCCCGCGCCGACGCTGAAGGCCGCGTGGGTGGTCAGGTCGCTGCCGTAGGTGTCGACGTCGGCGTCCAGCCACAGCGCGTCGGGCCCGGCGACGGCGACGAGCCTGTCCCGGCCGCCCGGTCCGTGCTCGCGCTGCACCCAGGGCACGATGCGGCCGTAGCTGAAGCGCATCCGCAGTGAAGAACTCATGCGGACCCGCCCTGAGACGCCCTCCACTATTCGTACGAGAGTGGGTGCGGCATCCGGCCTACCGCGGCCGGCTCCCCTGGGCGGCATGAAATCAATCAGCCGGACCGTTCCTTCGGGGGTGTCCCACTCCGATTCCAGGACGAGTGAGTCACCGCGGTAGCGGCGGCGGGTGGCGGCCCCCTCGCCCTCGGCGAGCCCCGCGGGGGCGAGCCGCCAGAAGCCGTGGTCCTGTGTGCCGAGCAGCCCGGCGAAGACCGCGGGCGAGTCGAAGCGCGGCAGACAGAACCAGTCGACCGAACCGTCCCTTGCGATCAGGGCCGCGGTCTGCATGTCCCCGATCAGTGCATAGTCCTCGATGAGCGCAGCCACACGAACTCCCGGAACACCGTCGCAACCGTCCCCGGAGGCGGACCCCCGAATCCCCAGCGGAACGCAGGGGATTCGGGCACGTTACGCGTGACACCTCGAGTCTCGGCTGGCCGCCGAAATCAGCGCTCCGAAATCAGCGCTCCGATATGAACGCTCCGATATGAACGCTCCGCAACGCTGCGGAATCAGCGCTGGGGAGCGGGGAACGCGACGGGGCTGCGCAGGCCCGCCCGGTTGACCGCGCGGACGCCGAAGAAGACATTGTCCTTGGACAGGTCCACGGTGTGCCGGGTGGTGTCACCGGCTCTGACGACATGGGTCCACCCCGGCTCCGTGGTCTCGCGCCAGACCACCTCGTACCCGGCGAGGTCGGGGCTCCGTGCCCCGTTCCCACACCAGCTCGGTGGCGTTGATCGCCTCGATGCGGTCGCGGTCGATCTCGGCCAGGAGCGCGCGCAGTTCACGGGTGGGGGACTGGGCGGTGGCGGGGCGGTCACGGTCGGGGGTGCGCTCCCGGTCGGGGGTGCGCTCGGCGCCCCGGGAGTTGGTGGGGTCGGTGGGCCGCCGGTGCTTCCGGGCGTCTGCTGCGACATGAGGTAATCGTCATGGACGCGCCAACCCCTGACAAGGGACCGTCCTCTCGGCAGTCACCGCCGATTTGCCGGCAGCCGCCGCCCGGCTCCGGTTCAGCCGTTGGAGACCGCCCTCAGATGCGGCTTGCCGCGCCGTACATCGGGCGGTACGGCCGCCCGCGTCTCCCGCAGCACCAGCGTCATCCGTGTGAATCCCCTGTCCTGAAGGGTCGCGGGGGTCTCGTCGACGATCCGGCACTCGGTGCGGCCCCACCGCGGATCCGGGTGGTTCAGCGGTCGTACGGCTCCGTCGTGGTGCAGCGCCGCCGCTCCCATGGCCCGCATCCAGTGCGGCAGCCCGCACCGGTAGGCAACGTCCATGATCGGGTCATCGGCGATGTCGTCACGAATGGCCTGAAGGACTCGGTCCTCGCGGTACCACTCCAGGGCGGCGTCCAGCTGCGCCAGCAGGGGCAGGCACCAACTCGTCTCGCGGTCGCCGAGCACGGTGCCCGCGTCCGGGTGGAACAGCACGAACCGGAGGAAGTTCTGGGCCGGCATGGCCGTGGGGTGCGGTCCGACGCCGTGGAACAGCGCCTCGAAGGCGTGGTTGGCGTGTGTCACGTCCCAGCGCCGGTCGAAGAGCACCGAGGGCAGCGGTACGGCGTCCATCATCGCGGCGAAGTCGCGCAGGTAGGCCTGCGTCTCGGGGTCCGAGTGGTCCGGACCGGCGGGCTCCGACGGGTCGGCCGGCTCCACCGGCAGGGCGGGCGGCGCGGGCGCGGTTACGGGCGCGAACGGGCGCGCGGGCCCGGACGGGAAGGCCGGTCCCGACGGGCGCGCGGGACCGGACGGAGGCGCGGGCCGGGATGCCCCGACGGGCCTGTTCCAGGCCTGCGGCGGGTCCCGGTCGACGGCGAGGCGGAATAACCAGCCGCCCTGCTGGTCGCTCATCTCCAGGGCCTTGACCAGGGCGCAGAGCTTCTCGTCGGTCCAGTCCTGGGCGGGCGTGCGCTCCCAGCTGCCGTACGCGACGGTGCTGATGTCGAGCCGCGCGGCCACGTCCTCGACGCTCAGGCCGAGCTCCTCCCGGCGCCTTCTGAGGACATCGGTGAGCCGCTTCGCCCGGAGCACGCCACGGGTCGTCCCCGCGCACCCTCGACGCCCGTGGACACCAGGCCGTTCAACGCCTGCCTCATGTGTCATCGAGAACGCCACCCTTCTCGAAGTCCCGCTGCGGCAGCGCCCTTTGGATCTTCTATACCGCGTGGCGATCCTGCTACCGCAAACGCGACCATGTCAACTATCGTGGCATTCCACGCCGCTGAACGCTCAAATCGCGCCACAGCTGTGGCAAGACCTGGCTGTACTCCACCGAAACGGTTAATCTCCCGGCAGCCCACTGTGTGCGGAGCGACCTCGCGTGATCTAGGAGACCTACTGGTGACAGACGGCTTCTTGGTTCCGGGCCCGACGGCCACAGGCCCCCTGGCGGCGTCCGTCGCCCGCGTCGCCGAACTCGCCGGCAAGCTCGGACTGAGCTACGGCGAGATCTTCGACGTACACCAGCTCTCCGAGGCGTCGGGCGTACCGGCCGACGTGGTCACCGCGCTGCTGGACGGGCAGCCCGCCGGTGAACCCGACCTACAGGCGCGCTTTCTGCAGCGCTTCGACCTGCTGCGCAGGACCCGGCTGAAGCCCAACGGGCGCCGGTACACCCAGCAGGAGATCGCCGACGGCGCGGGCATGTCACGGCAGCAGGCGGGCGCTCTCATCAACGGCGACCGCAGGCCGACCATGGAGCACTGCGATGCCATCCAGAGGTTCTTCAATGTGCACGCCGGATTCCTCACCGCCGAGGACGCGGACGCGCTCAACGGCGCACTCCAGCGCACCGAGCAGCGACTGCTCCACGACTACGCCGGCGAGGGCGACCCGCTGGAGCGGCTGCTGCAGGACCATGGCGTACGGGGCATCGCCTGGCGTGCCGCTCAACTGCCCACGGACAAACACCGGGACAAGGTCACCGAGTGGCTCGACATGCTCCTGGAAAGCGTCAAGCCGACGGAACATTGATGCTTTGATGCACGGAACCCTGATTTCAGGACAGGGTTGGATTCACGCGTGTGCGCACAGCTGCTGACGGGGAGAGGAGAACGGTGAGCATAGGCAAGGAGATGCGTCGGCTGTGCGGCGAGCTGGTAGCCGGAATCGATCTGCCCGCACCGGCTGAGCCCGCCGATCTCTATGCCGCCCTGTGCAGCGGAATGAGCAAGCGCCGCGGCCGCCCCGTCCGGTACCGCCTAGCGACGTTCCCGCCCGGCACGGCCAGCGGACTCTGGCTCGACA
It includes:
- a CDS encoding acyl-CoA dehydrogenase family protein, producing MTATTERAGIPLTEEPTGLRWQLAEQLDQRLGDPNGTGPLSYARAASEDAAEEFPAAACELLGALGIHHYYIPAEYGGALTDFPQLLEIVRTIARRDLTTAIGHGKTFLGAVCVWVAQDFAGAERLASLVGAGEPVSLGLTERTHGSDLMAGEVVAERTDGGYVISGEKWLINNATRGRLVCLLARTAAEGGPRGFSLLLVDKNELPEDTYRTLPKVHTLGIRGADISGIAFDRAPVDARGLIGREGEGPETVLKALQITRSLCTALSLGAADHGLRVAYRFAAERELYGRKLLDLPAARRTLAETYADLLAMEALSTVAARSIHTLPGELSVTSAVAKYLVPTVADDILGRLRGVLGARAFLSDYYANGRFQKLERDHRIVGIFDGNTMVNLYALTAQFRTLARFHPVHDSPPATLAATFSHGHGLPGPRPAQLSLLARRGSTVLGSLPKTAEVLGAQASREPELARAATLARTLAVAADQLHTRMRAARPVPGGAPVESFDLARGYSVCFAAACCLGVWRHNRRPAQETRTAGHWSGGLWLEAVLARLVDRLEQAVPGITGPQPRPPAAYDSELESLFERLLARLTEQYEAGELFSLLPGRIAEGPPC
- a CDS encoding fatty acyl-AMP ligase, whose amino-acid sequence is MAAHRNFTELALHRTSELACQEAYFCVSANQQGELESDVLSYGELGERAKRLASWLQDRGSHGHRVLILQSDVREFMSCFLGCLYAGAVAVPAPAPVGSRQNVERVANIVRDASVSYILTDSSLASTVSQLLANIGHPEIACLATDRAEVGDSDAWQMPGLFPDDVAFLQYTSGSVSEPKGVMVTHRNLLANQRAIQQAMRTTRESRVGGWLPFHHDMGLVGHLLHPLWLGSAGVLMPPMTFVKRPLRWLQMVDQYGITTGGGPNLAYDLCLRRIKDDQIAQLDLSRWETAVNGAEPVRAETMDAFAERFAPAGFRKEAFYPCYGLAESTLLVSGMEPGKQAATRVVDAADLEHHRLRPAHEGRPARTLVSSGSPHQCDVAIVDPANCRKLPAGEVGEVWIRGESVARGYWNRPLENAHAFKAATEDGEVGYLRTGDLGAMDGDELYITGRMKDIMIVAGRNLYPQDIERSVQRVSALFGSSAAFAVESDRDHVVVVQEVRTGSGFEAELASLSAAVRMCVSKEFEVAAENVLLVRPGTVRRTTSGKLQRTAMRQLFLDGRIQPLHEVLHPEVRELVSVGALSDGQGG
- a CDS encoding glycoside hydrolase family 15 protein; amino-acid sequence: MAALIEDYALIGDMQTAALIARDGSVDWFCLPRFDSPAVFAGLLGTQDHGFWRLAPAGLAEGEGAATRRRYRGDSLVLESEWDTPEGTVRLIDFMPPRGAGRGRPDAAPTLVRIVEGVSGRVRMSSSLRMRFSYGRIVPWVQREHGPGGRDRLVAVAGPDALWLDADVDTYGSDLTTHAAFSVGAGERVTLTLSWQPSHGDAPPRPDAARLLTHTEQFWSQWTGQCSYAGPWREAVVRSLITLKALTYAPTGGIVAAPTTSLPEEIGGVRNWDYRYAWLRDAAMTLTALLRTGYREEARRWREWLLRAVAGDAQNLQIMYGVAGERELPEAELPWLPGYEKSGPVRIGNGAANQLQLDVYGEVVDALWLGQTSGLSRDDSTHILQMKLMNHLESNWREPDEGIWEVRGPRRDFVHSKVMTWVAADRTVRRLSRLPLESPVERWRALRDEIHRDVCAHGYDPERNTFTQYYGSRELDASLLLIPQMGFLPPGDPRVVGTIEAVQRELCDDGFVRRYPVPGGGSDRVGGDGLPGGEGVFLACSFWLAHDLALIGRRDEARQLFERLLALRTDLGLLAEEWDTGRGRLVGNFPQAFSHVPLIDTALRLS
- a CDS encoding helix-turn-helix domain-containing protein — its product is MLRAKRLTDVLRRRREELGLSVEDVAARLDISTVAYGSWERTPAQDWTDEKLCALVKALEMSDQQGGWLFRLAVDRDPPQAWNRPVGASRPAPPSGPARPSGPAFPSGPARPFAPVTAPAPPALPVEPADPSEPAGPDHSDPETQAYLRDFAAMMDAVPLPSVLFDRRWDVTHANHAFEALFHGVGPHPTAMPAQNFLRFVLFHPDAGTVLGDRETSWCLPLLAQLDAALEWYREDRVLQAIRDDIADDPIMDVAYRCGLPHWMRAMGAAALHHDGAVRPLNHPDPRWGRTECRIVDETPATLQDRGFTRMTLVLRETRAAVPPDVRRGKPHLRAVSNG
- a CDS encoding helix-turn-helix transcriptional regulator, producing MTDGFLVPGPTATGPLAASVARVAELAGKLGLSYGEIFDVHQLSEASGVPADVVTALLDGQPAGEPDLQARFLQRFDLLRRTRLKPNGRRYTQQEIADGAGMSRQQAGALINGDRRPTMEHCDAIQRFFNVHAGFLTAEDADALNGALQRTEQRLLHDYAGEGDPLERLLQDHGVRGIAWRAAQLPTDKHRDKVTEWLDMLLESVKPTEH